Proteins encoded by one window of Labilithrix sp.:
- a CDS encoding aspartate-semialdehyde dehydrogenase: protein MSKSFVVAVAGATGAVGREMLKTLEQRNFPVSKLVALASKKSAGQPLPFKGGEVVVTELGPKSFEGVDVALFSAGASVSREFAPIAAKSGAVVIDNSSAWRMDPECPLVVPEVNIEAAKLRPKGIIANPNCSTIQMVVALKPLHDAAKIKSIIVSTYQATSGKGVAAVDDLMQQTKAALAGETVTPTVFPGRIAFNVLCDWKAGEGDYSEEELKMVNETRKIMGDDSIGVSPTTVRVPVVTGHSESVHVQFHRPMSAKEAKDLLRKAEGVVLMEEAYAPGKHPQPFDVAGTDPVFVGRVRDDLAVPGAICLFVVADNLRKGAALNAVQIAEKLFS, encoded by the coding sequence ATGTCGAAATCCTTCGTCGTCGCCGTCGCCGGCGCGACCGGCGCGGTCGGTCGCGAGATGCTGAAGACCCTCGAGCAGCGGAATTTCCCGGTCTCGAAGCTCGTCGCCCTCGCGTCGAAGAAGAGCGCGGGGCAGCCGCTGCCGTTCAAGGGCGGCGAGGTCGTCGTCACCGAGCTCGGCCCGAAGTCCTTCGAAGGCGTCGACGTCGCGCTCTTCTCCGCCGGCGCGAGCGTCTCGCGCGAGTTCGCGCCGATCGCGGCGAAGTCGGGCGCGGTCGTCATCGACAACTCGAGCGCGTGGCGGATGGACCCCGAGTGCCCGCTCGTGGTGCCGGAGGTGAACATCGAGGCGGCGAAGCTCCGTCCGAAGGGCATCATCGCGAACCCGAACTGCTCCACGATCCAGATGGTCGTCGCGCTGAAGCCGCTCCACGACGCGGCGAAGATCAAGTCGATCATCGTCAGCACCTACCAGGCGACGAGCGGCAAGGGCGTCGCGGCGGTCGACGATCTCATGCAGCAGACGAAGGCCGCCCTCGCGGGCGAGACCGTGACGCCGACGGTGTTCCCCGGCCGGATCGCGTTCAACGTCCTTTGCGACTGGAAGGCGGGCGAGGGCGACTACTCGGAAGAAGAGCTGAAGATGGTGAACGAGACGCGGAAGATCATGGGCGACGACTCGATCGGCGTCTCGCCGACGACCGTGCGCGTCCCCGTCGTCACCGGTCACTCCGAGTCCGTTCACGTCCAGTTCCACCGCCCGATGAGCGCGAAGGAGGCGAAGGACCTCCTCCGCAAGGCGGAGGGCGTCGTCCTGATGGAGGAGGCGTACGCGCCGGGCAAGCACCCGCAGCCCTTCGACGTCGCGGGCACCGATCCCGTCTTCGTCGGCCGCGTCCGCGACGACCTCGCCGTGCCGGGCGCGATCTGCCTCTTCGTCGTCGCCGACAACCTCCGCAAAGGCGCAGCGTTGAACGCCGTCCAGATCGCGGAAAAGCTCTTTTCATAG